The following nucleotide sequence is from Flavobacterium sp. N1736.
GAAGCACCTTCGTAAGGCGTTAAATCTATTTTACCAATTTTAGTTGGTTTTGTCGGATCAGAAATATCAATTACATCAATTTGATTTGTTCCGCTATTGTTTACAGTAAATAATCTTTTAGTTTTTTCATCATAAGCCGAAATTTCTGCCGCTGCTTCTCCGCCAATAGTTATAGAACCAATTTCTTTAAAAGTAGCAGGATTTTCATTTACAACAACTTCCGGTTCTTCGTTGTTAGTATTATCGTCATTATTACAACTTGCAAAAATTGTCATTAATGCTAATAATGAAAGACTTAATTTTTTCATATTATTTTAGTTTTTAGTTTTGCCAAAAGTAATTAGCGATAATGGAGTGTATATTAAGGCTTCATTATTTAATCTTTAACTTAATTTTTAGAAGATATTTCTACAAATAAAGATTTGAAGCCTTTTATAGTATTTTATAATCCTTGCGAATGTTTATCTTTGTACACTTTAATTTAGAAACTTTTTTATGACCACAAATAATAGAAGATTTCCGGCAGAATGGGAGAAGCAACAAGGAATTGTATTGTGTTTTCCGCATAACGGAAACGATTGGCCGGGAAAATACGAAGCAATTCAATGGGCTTTTGTAGAATTTATTAAAAAAGTAGCCACTTTTGAAACTGTTTTTTTGGTCGTAGCCGATGAAAAACTAAAAGAAAAAGTAGCAGGAATGCTTGAAAGTGCTCGTGTAAATAGTGCAAATATCTCTTATATCATTCATAAAACAAACAGAAGCTGGATGCGCGATTCAGGACCAATTATTGTAAAAAATGGTTCAAAAAGAGAAGCATTAAACTTTAATTTTAATGGATGGGCAAAATATAAAAACTATCAATTAGACAAATTTGTACCTTCAAAAGTAGCTGATTTTATTGATGTTCCGCTTACGCAGGTAATGTATAAAGGAAAACCGGTAATTGTAGAAGGCGGTGCAATTGATGTAAACGGAAAAGGAACATTATTAACATCTGAAGAATGTTTGATGCATCCAACAATTCAGGTTAGAAATTCAGGTTTTACAAAAGAAGATTACGAAGCTGTTTTTAAAGAATATCTTGGAGTTACCAATGTAATTTGGCTTGGAGACGGAATTGAAGGTGATGATACTCACGGACATATCGACGATTTATGCCGATTTATAAATGAAGATACAATCGTAACAATTGTAGAAACAGACAAAAATGATTCAAATTACAAACCATTGCAGGATAATTTGAAACGTTTACAAAACGCAAAATTAGAAGACGGAAAATCGCCAACAATTGTAGCGTTGCCAATGCCAAAACGTGTAGATTTTGAAGATTTAAGATTGCCGGCAAGTTATGCTAATTTCTTAATTCTTAATAATTGTGTTTTGGTACCAACATTCAATGACAGCAACGATCGAGTAGCATTAAATATACTTTCAGAATGTTTCCCGGACAGAGAAGTAATCGGAATAAGCTGTATCGATTTCATCTGGGGATTTGGAACATTACATTGTTTGAGTCAACAGATTCCGGCTTAATCGACTATTTGTCATTTCGACGGAGGAGAAATCGCACTAGAAATTCCGCAAAGTATGTCGCCAATCTTTGTAGAGTTACGTGTGCGATTTCTCCTTACGTCGAAATGACAATAAAAAAAAGCTTGTTAGTACGAAACTAACAAGCTTTTTTTATTTATATAGATTAACAATTAACCTATTTTTTTTCTCTTCACGGTCTGATAAAAGGAGGTAATAATTGGCTGGCAACTTCACCAAAACCAATACGTACTTCATTGCTTTCGCAGAAACCTCTTATAATTACAGTATCATTATCTTCAATAAATTTACGTTCACTTCCGTCTTTTAATTTTAAAGGATTTTGTCCGCCCCAGGTTAATTCTAACATAGAACCAAAACTATCCGGAGTTGGACCGGAAATAGTTCCTGAACCCATCATATCGCCAGAATTTATGCGACATCCGTTTGAAGTATGGTGCGCTAATTGCTGCGCCATTGACCAGTATAAATATTTGAAATTCGATTTAGAAACAATAGTTTCTTCTTGATTTTCAGGTTGTATCGAAACTTCTAAATGAATATCAAACGCTTTTTTACCTTTAGTCTGTAAATACGGAAGCGGTGACGGATCTTGTTTAGGACCTTTAGTTCTAAAAGGTTCCAAAGCATCCATAGTTACAATCCACGGTGAAATTGAAGTTGCAAAGTTTTTCGCTAAGAATGGTCCAAGAGGCACATATTCCCATTTTTGAATATCGCGTGCGCTCCAGTCATTCAATAAAACCATTCCGAAAATATAATCCTCAGCTTCGTAAGTTGGTATATTTTCTCCCATTATATTAACATCAGTTGTAATAAAGGCGGTCTCCAATTCAAAATCTACTAAACGGGACGGTCCAAATACAGGATATTTTTCTCCCGCCGGCAAAGTTTGTCCCATTGGTCTGTGAACCGGAATCCCTGACGGAACAATAGTAGAGCTTCTTCCGTGATATCCAACCGGAATATGTAACCAGTTTGGTAATAAAGCATTTTCAGGATCGCGAAACATCTTTCCTACGTTAGTTGCATGCTCTTTGCTGGAGTAAAAATCAGTATAATCACCAATTAAAACAGGCAATTGCATCTCAACATCATCGATTTTAAAAATAACAATATCTCTGTCTTTTGTTGAATCTCTAAGTTTTGGGTTGGTTTCGTCGAAAATCTCAGCGATACGATTTCGCACTAAACGCCATGTTTTTTTCCCATCAGAAATAAAATCATTAAGCGTGTCCTGCATGAACATATCATCGGTTAAATCTATTCCTTCAAAATAGTTTAATTGTTGTAAAGCCCCTAAATCTATGGCGTAATCGCCAATTCGTGTTCCTACGGTAACGACATTTTCTTTAGTAAGAAAAACACCGAAAGGAATATTCTGAATAGGGAAGTCACTATTTTCTGGTACTTCTAACCATGATTTTCTTTTAGTATCGTTGGCGGTTATTGGCATGTGAATGTTAATTATTTGTTGAAAAATTACTTGTCAAATATATCATAATCTAACTGTATGACAAACGTTTTTTTGTATTTTTGCAGGAAATTAACGAAAAACGAAAAAATGCAACGCGACGAACAAATTTTTGACCTTATACTAGAGGAACAAGACAGACAGATTCACGGATTAGAACTTATCGCATCTGAGAATTTTGTAAGTGATGAAGTAATGGAAGCAGCCGGTTCTGTTTTAACTAATAAATATGCTGAAGGATATCCAGGCAAAAGATACTACGGCGGTTGCGAAGTAGTTGACGTAATTGAGCAAATTGCAATAGACAGAGCCAAAGAATTATTTGGTGCTGAATATGCAAACGTACAGCCACACTCAGGTTCTCAGGCAAACACAGCAGTTTATCACGCTTGTTTAAATCCTGGTGATACTATTTTAGGTTTCGACTTATCTCACGGTGGGCATTTAACTCACGGTTCTCCGGTAAACTTTTCAGGTCGTTTATACCGTCCTGTTTTTTACGGTGTAGATGCAGAAACCGGTCGTTTAGATTATGATAAAATTCAGGAAATTGCAACAAAAGAGCAGCCAAAATTAATCATCGCAGGAGCTTCGGCTTATTCTCGTGATATGGATTTTGAGCGTTTCAGACAAATCGCTGACAGCGTAGGAGCAATCTTGTTTGCAGATATTTCTCACCCGGCAGGTTTAATTGCAAAAGGATTAATGAATGATCCAATTCCACATTGTCATATCGTTTCTACAACAACACACAAAACGTTGCGTGGACCACGTGGAGGTTTGATTTTGATGGGGAAAGATTTCGAAAATCCACAAGGATTAAAAACTCCAAAAGGAGAAATCAGAATGATGTCATCTTTATTGGATCTTGCTGTTTTTCCGGGAAATCAAGGCGGACCTTTAATGCACATTATTGCTGCTAAAGCAGTAGCTTTTGGTGAAGCGCTTAAAGATGAGTTCTTTACTTATGCAATGCAATTACAAAAAAATGCAAATGCAATGGCAGATGCTTTTGTAAAAAGAGGATATAAAATTATTTCTGGAGGAACTGATAACCATATGATGCTTATTGACCTAAGAAACAAAAATATTTCTGGTAAAGAAGCAGAAAATGCATTAGTAAAAGCAGAAATTACAGTAAATAAAAACATGGTTCCGTTTGATGATAAATCACCATTTATCACCTCAGGAATTCGTGTAGGAACAGCTGCAATCACAACTCGTGGTTTAGTTGAAGAAGATATGGAAACTATCGTAGCTTTAATCGATAAAGTACTTGCTGATCACACAAATGAAGCAATTATCGAAGAAGTAGCAAACGAAGTGAACGAAATGATGAGCGAAAGACCTATTTTCGTATACTAAATATTAGTCATAAAGTCTTAAAGTCGAAGGTCGAAAGTCTTGGAATGGAATGTGAAATTCTATTTTAGTTTTGATCTTCGACTTTTTTTGACTTTACAACTTTCGACTTTACAACTTTAAGACTTATAAGAATGGGCGTACTAAGATTACAATTACCAACAGATCCAAGATGGGTAAATATTGTAGAAAAAAATATTGAAGAAATCCTGACAGATCACGCTTGGTGCGAGCAAAAAGCAGCAACAAACGCGATAACGATTATCACCAATAACTCAGAACATCAGGATTTGGTCAAAGATTTATTGGCTTTAGCCAAAGAAGAAATCGACCATTTTGAGCAAGTTCACAATATCATTATCAAAAGAGGATTAAAATTAGGACGCGAACGCAAAGACGATTACGTAAACGAACTTTATCTTTATATGAAGAAAAGCGGCGACGGAAGCCGTGTTTCAGGTCTTGTCGAAAGATTATTATTCTCAGCCATGATCGAAGCCAGAAGCTGTGAACGTTTCAAAGTTTTATCAGAAAATATTCAGGACGAAGAATTGGCAGTTTTCTACAGAGAATTAATGGAAAGCGAAGCCGGACATTATGTTACTTTTATTACTTACGCCAGAAAATACGGAGTAGGAATCGACGTCGAAAAACGCTGGAGAGAATGGCTAGCCTACGAAGAATCGATAATCACAAACTACGGAAAAGGAGAGACGATTCACGGGTAGTTTTTTAGTTTTCAGTCTCGGTTTTCAGTTTTCAGTTTCAGTCTCAGTTCAGTAACAGTTTTCAGTCTCAGTAACAGTTTTCAGTCTCAGTTTTGTCACGTTGAGCGGAGTCGAAACGCGCTCCAATTAGAAAGTTATTTGTTTTCAGTCTAATCAAAAAAAAATCCGTTTAAAATCCGCGTTTTCGCGATAGCGAATCAGCCTCATCCGCGTTCAAAATAACCTCAAAGTTTTAACAATCTAAAATCTAAAATCAGCAATCTAAAATTTAAAATTCCTTATATTTGAGAGTAACGAAAAACTTAAAATAATGAGAATAGAAACTGATCTGAAATTAGGATTTAAAGATGTAATGATTCGCCCAAAAAGATCAACATTAAAAAGTAGATCTGAAGTCTCCTTAGAACGAAATTTTAAATTTTTACACAGCACTACAAATTGGACAGGAATTCCGATTATGGCTGCAAATATGGATACTGTCGGGACTTTTGAAATGGCAGAAGTTCTCGCCAAAGAAAAACTTTTTACAGCCATTCATAAACATTATTCACCACAAGAATGGAAAACTTTTTTAGATAAAGTTACACCGGATTTTTACAATTATATTGCGATTAGCACAGGAACAGGAAAAGAAGATTTCGCAAAAATAGGTCAAATAATTACAGAAAATCCATTACTTAAATTCATTTGTATAGATGTCGCCAATGGATATTCAGAGCATTTTGTACAGTTCTTAAAACAAACCCGAAAGCAATATCCTGATAAAGTTATTATTGCAGGAAATGTTGTTACTGGTGAAATGGTCGAAGAATTATTATTGGCTGGAGCCGATATTGTAAAAGTAGGAATTGGACCGGGTTCAGTTTGTACAACACGTGTAAAAACCGGAGTTGGATATCCGCAGCTTTCTGCAATTATAGAATGTGCCGATGCCGCTCACGGTTTAGGCGGACACATTATAAGCGACGGTGGCTGTAGTACGCCAGGCGATGTAGCCAAAGCTTTTGGCGCAGGATCAGATTTTGTAATGTTAGGTGGAATGTTAGCCGGACATACTGAAAGCGGAGGAGAATTGATCGAAATTAACGGCGAAAAATTCAAACAATTTTACGGTATGAGCTCCACAACAGCAATGGACAAACATGTTGGTGGCGTTGCAGAATACAGAGCGAGCGAAGGTAAAACGGTAAAAGTTCTTTTTAGAGGAAATGTTATCAATACAGTATTAGATATTCTGGGCGGTTTAAGAAGTACTTGCACTTATGTGGGCGCTTCTCGATTAAAAGAACTAACCAAACGCACCACTTTTATAAGAGTAAGCGAGCAGGAAAATCAAATTTTTACCAATTAATAAAAGCATTTTAAAATAAAAATGATTACAATTTCAGAAGCAACAATAAACGATATTAAGCTAATTCAGAATATAGTACATATAACATGGCCAATTACGTACGGTGAAATTCTGTCAAAAGAGCAATTGGATTATATGTTAGATCTTTTTTATTCTGATGAAGCTTTAACCGATCAATACAATAAAAAAGAACAATTGTTTTATATGATTTATGAAGATAAAACTAACATTGGGTTTATCGGAATCGAACATAATTATAAAGAAGAAAATACAACCAAAATTCATAAAATATATCTTTTACCGGAAACACAAGGAAAAGGAATCGGGAAAAAAGTAATTAATGCTATTGCAAAAATGGCTTTAGAAAACAATTCAAAAGTTTTATCCTTAAACGTAAACCGATTTAATTCGGCTTTAAGCTTCTATAAAAAAATAGGTTTTGAAGTTGTCGATGAAGTAAATATCGAAATCGGGAACGGTTATTTAATGGAAGATTATGTTATGGAGAAGAAAATTTAAAGTAAATTTTTACTTGTTAAATTTTTAATTATCTTTGTTGGATAAGCAATTAAAAATGGCAGAAATATTCTTTGGAACCATAATAAGTATTTTTACAGGAATAATTTCATCCTATTTATTTTTGATGTATTTCCTGAATCGAAAAAGAGTAAAAATAGAAATATCTTCACATATAAGTAAAGTTACTTTTGAAGGGCAAACCAATTACTTTTTTAAATTTATAAATAAAACTAATTCTGAAATATTTGATATAAGAATTGAACCTACTTTTTATAAACAGGTTGGCGGTGTTGGCGGGATGAATATTCAGGGAAAAGACATTGAATTAAAAGAGAATTTCATTTCATATATTCCATACAAAAAAAAGAATGATACAAATAGCCTTCACGCTATGCGAGTACGTACAATTGAAGATATAGAATTAAATTGGAGCGATGCGTCATCTTATATTCGATTAACAGTAATTGCAAAACATTCACTAT
It contains:
- a CDS encoding agmatine/peptidylarginine deiminase; protein product: MTTNNRRFPAEWEKQQGIVLCFPHNGNDWPGKYEAIQWAFVEFIKKVATFETVFLVVADEKLKEKVAGMLESARVNSANISYIIHKTNRSWMRDSGPIIVKNGSKREALNFNFNGWAKYKNYQLDKFVPSKVADFIDVPLTQVMYKGKPVIVEGGAIDVNGKGTLLTSEECLMHPTIQVRNSGFTKEDYEAVFKEYLGVTNVIWLGDGIEGDDTHGHIDDLCRFINEDTIVTIVETDKNDSNYKPLQDNLKRLQNAKLEDGKSPTIVALPMPKRVDFEDLRLPASYANFLILNNCVLVPTFNDSNDRVALNILSECFPDREVIGISCIDFIWGFGTLHCLSQQIPA
- a CDS encoding tRNA-(ms[2]io[6]A)-hydroxylase yields the protein MGVLRLQLPTDPRWVNIVEKNIEEILTDHAWCEQKAATNAITIITNNSEHQDLVKDLLALAKEEIDHFEQVHNIIIKRGLKLGRERKDDYVNELYLYMKKSGDGSRVSGLVERLLFSAMIEARSCERFKVLSENIQDEELAVFYRELMESEAGHYVTFITYARKYGVGIDVEKRWREWLAYEESIITNYGKGETIHG
- the glyA gene encoding serine hydroxymethyltransferase, which translates into the protein MQRDEQIFDLILEEQDRQIHGLELIASENFVSDEVMEAAGSVLTNKYAEGYPGKRYYGGCEVVDVIEQIAIDRAKELFGAEYANVQPHSGSQANTAVYHACLNPGDTILGFDLSHGGHLTHGSPVNFSGRLYRPVFYGVDAETGRLDYDKIQEIATKEQPKLIIAGASAYSRDMDFERFRQIADSVGAILFADISHPAGLIAKGLMNDPIPHCHIVSTTTHKTLRGPRGGLILMGKDFENPQGLKTPKGEIRMMSSLLDLAVFPGNQGGPLMHIIAAKAVAFGEALKDEFFTYAMQLQKNANAMADAFVKRGYKIISGGTDNHMMLIDLRNKNISGKEAENALVKAEITVNKNMVPFDDKSPFITSGIRVGTAAITTRGLVEEDMETIVALIDKVLADHTNEAIIEEVANEVNEMMSERPIFVY
- a CDS encoding GMP reductase: MRIETDLKLGFKDVMIRPKRSTLKSRSEVSLERNFKFLHSTTNWTGIPIMAANMDTVGTFEMAEVLAKEKLFTAIHKHYSPQEWKTFLDKVTPDFYNYIAISTGTGKEDFAKIGQIITENPLLKFICIDVANGYSEHFVQFLKQTRKQYPDKVIIAGNVVTGEMVEELLLAGADIVKVGIGPGSVCTTRVKTGVGYPQLSAIIECADAAHGLGGHIISDGGCSTPGDVAKAFGAGSDFVMLGGMLAGHTESGGELIEINGEKFKQFYGMSSTTAMDKHVGGVAEYRASEGKTVKVLFRGNVINTVLDILGGLRSTCTYVGASRLKELTKRTTFIRVSEQENQIFTN
- the fahA gene encoding fumarylacetoacetase: MPITANDTKRKSWLEVPENSDFPIQNIPFGVFLTKENVVTVGTRIGDYAIDLGALQQLNYFEGIDLTDDMFMQDTLNDFISDGKKTWRLVRNRIAEIFDETNPKLRDSTKDRDIVIFKIDDVEMQLPVLIGDYTDFYSSKEHATNVGKMFRDPENALLPNWLHIPVGYHGRSSTIVPSGIPVHRPMGQTLPAGEKYPVFGPSRLVDFELETAFITTDVNIMGENIPTYEAEDYIFGMVLLNDWSARDIQKWEYVPLGPFLAKNFATSISPWIVTMDALEPFRTKGPKQDPSPLPYLQTKGKKAFDIHLEVSIQPENQEETIVSKSNFKYLYWSMAQQLAHHTSNGCRINSGDMMGSGTISGPTPDSFGSMLELTWGGQNPLKLKDGSERKFIEDNDTVIIRGFCESNEVRIGFGEVASQLLPPFIRP
- a CDS encoding GNAT family N-acetyltransferase, giving the protein MITISEATINDIKLIQNIVHITWPITYGEILSKEQLDYMLDLFYSDEALTDQYNKKEQLFYMIYEDKTNIGFIGIEHNYKEENTTKIHKIYLLPETQGKGIGKKVINAIAKMALENNSKVLSLNVNRFNSALSFYKKIGFEVVDEVNIEIGNGYLMEDYVMEKKI